The Rickettsia helvetica genome has a segment encoding these proteins:
- a CDS encoding cytochrome c oxidase assembly protein gives MSKKSNKNLAFSLLGLIISMVLLSFASVPIYNLFCKVTGYGGTTVKETVSVYSKVKGTKPIIIEFDTNVDKDLPWRFIPRQQRVQIIPGQNTLVFYETENLSDNDIIGTSVYNVTPNKAGKYFVKIHCFCFEEQLLKAGEKVLMPVTFYIDKDFELDPEMQDIKVLTLSYSFFKVREISSLRGNYVSN, from the coding sequence ATGTCTAAAAAATCCAATAAAAATTTAGCTTTTTCCTTGTTGGGATTAATAATTAGTATGGTGTTACTAAGTTTTGCTTCCGTACCTATCTATAATTTATTTTGTAAAGTTACAGGATATGGCGGCACTACTGTAAAAGAAACGGTGAGTGTATATTCTAAGGTAAAAGGCACTAAACCTATAATTATCGAGTTTGATACTAATGTTGATAAAGATTTGCCTTGGCGTTTTATCCCAAGGCAGCAAAGAGTGCAAATTATTCCGGGGCAGAATACTCTAGTGTTCTATGAAACGGAAAATCTAAGCGATAACGATATAATAGGTACTTCCGTATATAATGTTACTCCAAATAAAGCAGGAAAATATTTCGTAAAAATTCATTGTTTTTGTTTTGAAGAACAATTATTAAAAGCCGGCGAAAAAGTCTTAATGCCGGTTACATTTTATATAGATAAGGATTTTGAGCTTGACCCTGAAATGCAAGACATTAAAGTACTTACCTTATCTTATAGTTTCTTTAAAGTAAGAGAGATATCGTCATTGCGAGGAAATTATGTAAGTAATTGA